In a genomic window of Drosophila takahashii strain IR98-3 E-12201 chromosome 3L, DtakHiC1v2, whole genome shotgun sequence:
- the PVRAP gene encoding EGFR adapter protein, which translates to MPKSAAATMITNNNLDYDQGSASSNSNTSSNSNTTAAAATSTASTAATSATMSNRNGSTSSSSNSSPTADNSNSNSNANSNSNSNSNPNQNSNSNSYFNRFDNRIAANLAAVLTGAGARFRSSSCSNRQPAGLGNSSVLRSPLATISRKTSLATPSSPASLGRRRPLQLFTHANLNCNDNEKVAQTPSSDEDNSPTELNSCKRLADKPPLVKRLTMGLLRHNEESRPLVGDMTPLSAPLDIQPVYSNGYINEDSYIDSKFGDSCRQSLTAIPMLDNVNLNDNNEFNLKKRYLRETSSANSSPKIFANRLRMNQGASAQRSSSLANAFGNVGAEEEDLELKDACWYQAGISRDIAVEVLQSKSPGAFLVRKSSSKPGCYALTLRVPSPPGPKIANYIILRSPRGFKIKGFRKEFSSLKALITHHSVMPELLPVPLAMPRPTNMSSSRRNLDDFDTYDSLQMLLKYLRAKNMETEQQQ; encoded by the exons ATGCCCAAAAGCGCGGCCGCCACAATGATAACCAACAATAATTTGGATTATGACCAGGGCAGCGCCAGCAGCAATAGCaataccagcagcaacagcaacacaacagcggcagcagcaacatcaaccgCAAGCACAGCGGCAACATCGGCGACCATGAGCAACCGAAAcggcagcaccagcagcagcagcaactcctCGCCCACGGCAGACAATTCGAATTCAAACTCAAACGCAAACTCTAACTCAAACTCCAATTCAAATCCGAATCAGAATTCCAATTCCAACTCATATTTTAACCGATTCGACAATCGCATAGCTGCCAATTTGGCTGCCGTTTTGACCGGAGCAGGAGCCCGATTTCGATCCTCATCCTGCAGCAATCGCCAGCCAGCTGGTTTGGGAAATTCCTCCGTTCTGAGATCCCCCTTGGCCACCATAAGCCGCAAGACAAGTCTGGCCACGCCCTCTTCGCCCGCCAGTCTGGGACGTCGCCGCCCACTGCAACTCTTCACGCACGCGAATCTCAA CTGCAATGACAACGAGAAGGTGGCCCAAACACCAAGTTCTGATGAGGACAATTCGCCCACCGAACTAAACAGTTGCAAGCGACTGGCAGACAAGCCTCCTTTG gtCAAACGCTTGACAATGGGCTTGCTCCGTCACAACGAGGAGTCACGCCCACTCGTGGGCGACATGACCCCTCTGAGCGCGCCCCTGGACATCCAGCCGGTGTACTCGAATGGCTACATCAACGAGGACTCCTATATCGACAGCAAGTTCGGTGACTCGTGCCGCCAATCCTTGACAGCCATTCCCATGCTGGACAACGTCAACCTGAACGACAATAACGAGTTTAATCTGAAGAAGCGGTATTTAAGGGAGACGAGCAGCG CCAATTCCAGTCCCAAAATCTTTGCCAATCGCCTGCGGATGAATCAGGGTGCCAGTGCCCAGCGGAGCAGCAGTTTGGCCAACGCATTTGGCAATGTGGGAGCAGAGGAGGAGGATCTCGAGCTGAAGGACGCGTGCTGGTACCAGGCGGGCATTTCCCGGGACATAGCCGTTGAGGTCCTGCAAAGCAAGAGCCCAGGTGCGTTTCTGGTGCGCAAGAGCAGCTCCAAGCCAGGCTGTTATGCACTCACACTGCGCGTACCTTCGCCACCTGGGCCGAAAATAGCCAACTATATTATCCTGAGATCCCCAAGGGGCTTCAAAATTAAG GGCTTCCGCAAGGAATTCTCCAGTTTGAAGGCCCTGATCACCCACCACTCGGTGATGCCCGAACTTCTGCCCGTCCCACTCGCCATGCCCCGTCCCACCAACATGTCATCTTCGCGGCGGAATCTCGACGACTTTGATACCTACGACTCGCTGCAAATGCTGCTGAAGTATCTGCGAGCCAAGAACATGGAGacggagcagcagcagtag